A DNA window from Pyrus communis chromosome 3, drPyrComm1.1, whole genome shotgun sequence contains the following coding sequences:
- the LOC137727355 gene encoding probable purine permease 4 — MESLVQSSPQNSPKPHNHQHHHHHDHDCPTLTTTTNHHLEQTRTNSSTLFINKTTATQLSNKGSMIKRNKRSMPLLVINYLCLFIGSVSSSLLSKYYFIHKGSSIWVSTWVQCSGFPLLLPFIFIPYHLLHCTQRIPFSHFTPKILVLSVLIGLMLGLNNLLFSWGNSYLPVSTSSLLLSSQLVFNLILSVIIVKQKVTFSNLNCVILLTVSSVLLALGSHHDKPHGLTRSKYFLGFFSTIGAGLLFALYLPVMEKIYSKVYCYAMVIEMQLVMEAAATVFATVGMALNGGFREMKAESERVYDKGENVYWVTLWCNVVTWQLCFMGTAGMVFLTSSLTGGICMTALMGMNVLGGVLVYGDSFGGVKAVSTLLCGWGFCSYVYGLYMKARDIGEEDGGEGDGDKEGTHQEIGMDVHKLNDSSV; from the coding sequence ATGGAGAGTTTAGTCCAATCTTCACCCCAAAACTCCCCCAAACCCCATAAccaccaacaccaccaccaccatgatCACGACTGCCCCAccctcaccaccaccaccaaccacCACCTTGAACAAACCAGAACCAATTCATCAACATTATTCATCAACAAGACCACAGCAACCCAACTGAGCAACAAGGGCTCGATGATCAAACGCAACAAGCGCTCCATGCCTCTCCTGGTGATCAACTACTTGTGCCTCTTCATTGGATCAGTCTCTTCAAGCCTCCTCTCAAAGTACTATTTCATCCACAAAGGCTCAAGCATTTGGGTGTCCACCTGGGTTCAATGCTCCGGCTTCCCTCTCCTCCTTCCATTTATTTTCATTCCTTATCATCTCCTCCATTGCACCCAAAGAATACCCTTCTCTCACTTCACCCCCAAAATCTTAGTCCTATCAGTTCTCATAGGACTTATGCTGGGTCTAAACAACCTCCTCTTCTCTTGGGGTAACTCCTATTTACCAGTCTCAAcctcctctctcctcctctcctcACAACTCGTTTTTAATCTCATCCTCTCTGTGATTATTGTCAAGCAGAAAGTAACTTTCTCAAATCTCAACTGTGTTATCCTCCTAACCGTAAGCTCAGTCCTTCTGGCCTTGGGGTCCCACCATGACAAGCCACATGGCCTTACACGTAGCAAGTATTTCCTAGGGTTCTTCTCAACAATCGGGGCAGGTTTGTTGTTTGCTCTGTACCTTCCGGTCATGGAGAAGATATACAGCAAGGTTTACTGCTACGCCATGGTGATCGAAATGCAGCTGGTAATGGAGGCTGCGGCCACGGTGTTCGCCACGGTGGGGATGGCCTTGAACGGCGGGTTTCGTGAGATGAAGGCGGAGAGCGAGAGGGTGTATGACAAAGGAGAAAACGTGTATTGGGTGACTTTGTGGTGCAACGTTGTGACGTGGCAGCTTTGCTTCATGGGGACAGCTGGCATGGTGTTCTTGACCTCTTCGTTGACGGGTGGGATTTGTATGACGGCGCTGATGGGGATGAACGTGTTGGGAGGAGTTCTGGTGTATGGGGATTCGTTTGGGGGTGTGAAGGCGGTTTCCACTCTCTTGTGTGGGTGGGGTTTCTGTTCTTATGTGTACGGCCTTTACATGAAGGCTAGAGATATTGGGGAAGAAGATGGCGGTGAAGGAGATGGAGACAAAGAAGGAACCCACCAAGAGATAGGGATGGATGTGCATAAATTAAATGATAGTAGTGTTTGA